The following coding sequences are from one Seonamhaeicola sp. ML3 window:
- a CDS encoding GTP-binding protein: MEAIITIVGFLGAGKTTLLKHLINRFTDEGWNPFVVLNDYENALMDAQQLTEHIDLSAVKALSGSCICCSGIEELRNTVNRIPERSKGITLIEANGTSDACKLIEFLGVGINKRFLPPVQIAVVNVKNWQKRGEHNELEANQIQVSSLLVLTHLEDISSERLQEVTDALNTLNPYAKVIPMAELDVTLLPELLPSNATGKKFDHLKAHWASCSVDLPHLPDTNTIYEICNALPNSILRVKGCTKIGNEDKYTYFERKPDGEILIRPFNGSPITGTKLLTIGAGSEPSILNKAVNGTLDAVRTD, translated from the coding sequence ATGGAGGCCATTATAACTATTGTTGGATTTTTAGGAGCCGGAAAAACCACATTATTAAAGCATTTAATAAATCGTTTTACCGATGAAGGTTGGAATCCCTTTGTGGTTTTAAACGATTATGAAAACGCCCTCATGGACGCGCAACAGCTTACAGAACACATTGACTTAAGTGCTGTTAAAGCGCTTAGTGGCAGTTGTATATGTTGTAGTGGTATTGAAGAACTTAGAAATACAGTGAATAGAATTCCCGAAAGGTCAAAGGGCATTACCTTAATTGAAGCTAATGGCACATCTGATGCTTGTAAGCTCATCGAGTTTCTTGGTGTAGGAATTAACAAGCGGTTCCTCCCTCCTGTTCAAATAGCTGTAGTTAATGTAAAGAATTGGCAGAAACGTGGCGAACACAACGAATTGGAAGCAAATCAAATTCAGGTGTCATCGCTTTTGGTATTAACACATTTGGAGGATATATCTTCTGAAAGATTACAAGAGGTTACAGACGCTTTAAACACGCTTAATCCTTATGCTAAAGTAATACCTATGGCCGAACTGGATGTTACACTTCTCCCCGAGCTTTTACCCTCTAATGCCACTGGTAAAAAGTTTGACCACCTAAAGGCGCATTGGGCGTCTTGTTCTGTAGATTTACCACATCTACCAGACACAAATACCATTTACGAGATTTGCAATGCCTTGCCCAATAGTATACTTCGTGTAAAAGGCTGTACTAAAATTGGCAACGAAGACAAGTATACCTATTTTGAACGTAAACCGGATGGAGAAATCCTCATAAGACCGTTTAACGGCTCTCCTATAACAGGCACCAAACTGCTAACCATTGGTGCAGGTAGTGAACCTTCAATATTGAATAAAGCTGTTAATGGGACTTTAGATGCTGTTAGGACAGATTAA
- a CDS encoding M42 family metallopeptidase, giving the protein MAKKQILNKKSIDFLEKYLNNAAPTGYEWDGQKLWMDYLKPYVDEFITDTYGTAVGVINPKAKYKVVIEGHADEISWYVNYISDNGLIYVIRNGGSDHQIAPSKVVNIHTKKGIVKGVFGWPAIHTRNRAKEEPPKPDNIFIDCGCANKEEVEKLGVHVGCVITYPDEFHILNDDKFVCRAIDNRMGGFMIAEVARLLKENKKELPFGLYITNAVQEEIGLRGAEMITQTIKPNVAIVTDVTHDTTTPMIEQKKEGHLEIGKGPVVAYAPAVQQKLRDLIIDTAEDKDIPFQRSALSRATGTDTDAFAYSNGGVASALISLPLRYMHTTVEMVHRDDVENVIRLIYESLLNIKDGDTFSYFE; this is encoded by the coding sequence ATGGCAAAGAAGCAGATTCTTAATAAAAAGTCGATTGACTTTTTAGAAAAATATTTAAATAATGCAGCACCGACGGGCTACGAGTGGGACGGACAAAAATTATGGATGGACTACCTTAAGCCTTATGTGGATGAATTTATTACCGATACTTACGGGACTGCCGTTGGTGTCATCAACCCTAAAGCGAAATACAAGGTTGTTATAGAAGGACATGCCGATGAAATATCTTGGTACGTAAATTACATTAGCGATAATGGTCTTATTTATGTTATTAGAAATGGTGGTAGCGACCACCAAATTGCACCGAGTAAGGTTGTTAATATTCACACCAAAAAAGGTATTGTAAAAGGGGTATTTGGTTGGCCAGCCATTCATACAAGAAACAGAGCGAAAGAAGAACCTCCAAAACCAGACAATATTTTTATTGATTGCGGATGTGCCAATAAAGAAGAGGTTGAAAAACTTGGTGTTCATGTGGGCTGTGTAATCACATATCCAGATGAGTTCCATATTCTAAATGACGATAAATTTGTTTGTAGAGCCATAGATAACCGTATGGGAGGTTTTATGATTGCAGAGGTAGCGAGACTACTCAAGGAAAATAAAAAAGAATTACCTTTTGGTCTTTACATTACCAATGCAGTTCAAGAAGAAATTGGCTTACGTGGGGCAGAAATGATTACCCAAACCATAAAGCCAAATGTTGCTATCGTAACCGATGTAACGCACGATACCACGACTCCTATGATTGAACAGAAAAAAGAAGGGCATTTGGAAATTGGTAAGGGGCCTGTAGTTGCTTATGCACCAGCAGTACAGCAAAAACTTCGTGATTTAATTATCGATACAGCTGAAGACAAAGACATTCCTTTTCAACGTTCTGCGCTATCTAGAGCTACTGGAACTGATACAGATGCTTTCGCTTACAGTAATGGTGGCGTTGCCTCTGCTCTAATTTCATTACCACTTCGTTATATGCATACTACGGTAGAAATGGTACATAGAGACGATGTTGAAAATGTGATTAGACTCATTTACGAATCGCTTTTGAACATTAAAGACGGTGATACGTTTAGTTATTTCGAATAA
- a CDS encoding hemolysin III family protein, whose protein sequence is MREQSKLEEKLNATTHGIGVFFGIAALVLLIVFDTNKTPYSLFSVVVYGISIIICFTASTLYHAVSLKTLKHYFRIVDHISIYLLIAGTYTPVLLIVLYESLGWTLFWVVWGIAIFGLVLKLFFTGRFETFSTILYLVMGWLIVFDFTNLSALVHSDAILLLFAGGLAYTGGIIFYAFEKIPFNHVIWHLFVLVGAVCHFLMIFFYII, encoded by the coding sequence ATGAGAGAACAGAGCAAGTTGGAAGAAAAGCTCAATGCTACAACTCATGGAATTGGTGTTTTTTTTGGAATTGCGGCTTTGGTGCTGCTCATTGTTTTCGATACCAATAAAACACCTTACAGCCTTTTTAGTGTCGTAGTTTACGGTATCTCTATCATTATCTGTTTTACAGCTTCCACACTGTATCATGCCGTATCCCTAAAAACGTTAAAACATTATTTTAGGATTGTAGACCACATAAGCATTTACTTGCTTATTGCCGGTACTTATACTCCAGTTTTGTTGATAGTGCTATACGAAAGTTTAGGCTGGACTTTGTTCTGGGTGGTCTGGGGCATTGCAATTTTTGGATTGGTTTTAAAACTTTTCTTTACCGGACGTTTCGAAACGTTTTCAACAATTTTATATTTAGTGATGGGGTGGTTAATCGTTTTTGATTTCACGAACCTGTCTGCGTTAGTTCATAGCGATGCCATATTATTGCTATTTGCAGGCGGTTTAGCCTACACAGGCGGCATAATTTTTTATGCTTTTGAAAAGATACCCTTCAATCATGTTATATGGCATTTGTTTGTTTTGGTTGGCGCAGTATGCCATTTTCTTATGATATTCTTTTATATTATCTAG
- a CDS encoding GNAT family N-acetyltransferase yields the protein MGIDVLKANSPLHIKTIADIARVVWREHYIPIIGENQVAYMLKMFQSQKAIEKQIVDGYGYYLLYEKVEPIGYFSVKKEKEALFLSKFYILEHKRGKGIGRFALDFIEDLAKQYELKNIRLTVNINNSNTISAYTKMGFKKARPIVIDIGNGFVMDDFEMIFCL from the coding sequence ATGGGAATAGACGTTCTTAAAGCAAATTCACCATTGCATATTAAAACTATAGCGGATATTGCGAGGGTAGTATGGCGTGAACATTATATTCCCATTATTGGTGAAAACCAGGTGGCTTATATGCTGAAGATGTTTCAGTCACAAAAGGCCATTGAAAAACAGATCGTAGATGGATATGGTTATTATTTGCTTTATGAAAAAGTAGAGCCTATTGGATATTTTTCTGTTAAGAAAGAGAAAGAAGCTCTTTTTTTGAGTAAGTTTTATATTCTAGAACATAAGAGAGGTAAGGGTATCGGGAGGTTTGCTTTGGATTTTATTGAAGATTTAGCAAAACAATATGAGCTTAAAAACATTAGACTTACCGTAAACATAAACAATTCAAACACTATAAGCGCCTATACAAAGATGGGTTTTAAAAAAGCAAGACCAATAGTTATAGATATTGGTAATGGTTTTGTAATGGACGATTTTGAAATGATATTTTGTTTGTAA
- the mog gene encoding molybdopterin adenylyltransferase, which yields MTDIKIGIITVSDRANAGIYEDLSGKAIINTLNDYLTSKWKEVYTIIPDEQDVIENTIINMVDNENCCLVVTTGGTGPAKRDVTPEATEAVCDRMMPGFGELMRMESLKYVPTAILSRQTAGLRGSSLIINLPGKPKSIRECLDAVFPAVPYCIDLMEGPFLECDESVIKPFRPKKK from the coding sequence ATGACAGATATAAAAATAGGAATCATAACAGTAAGTGATAGAGCCAACGCAGGGATATATGAAGACTTAAGCGGAAAAGCAATAATAAATACGCTTAACGACTACCTCACTTCAAAATGGAAAGAAGTGTATACCATAATTCCCGATGAACAAGATGTTATAGAAAATACCATTATTAACATGGTGGACAACGAAAACTGTTGTTTGGTCGTTACCACTGGTGGGACTGGCCCGGCTAAAAGAGACGTAACACCAGAAGCTACTGAAGCGGTATGCGACCGCATGATGCCCGGTTTTGGGGAACTTATGAGAATGGAATCTTTAAAATATGTACCTACCGCGATTCTTTCAAGACAAACCGCTGGTCTCAGGGGTAGTAGCTTAATTATTAATCTGCCCGGTAAACCAAAATCTATTAGAGAATGCTTGGATGCTGTTTTTCCCGCAGTACCCTATTGCATAGACCTTATGGAAGGTCCTTTTTTAGAATGTGACGAGTCGGTTATAAAACCCTTCAGACCAAAGAAAAAATAA
- a CDS encoding DUF4294 domain-containing protein translates to MNFLKSIFIFFPLMLLAQTNEIVKDSVVDVEYLIIEGDSVPRTSIGLEEVKLLHKLKFDNKKERIRYLILRKKTIKVYPYAKLAAERLDSMNKRLVQLKKNRQKKRYTKKVQKYIEGEFSDELKKMTRTEGQILVKLIHRQTGTTAFDLVKELRNGWRAFWYNTTASMFDISLKREFDPENVKEDYLIEDILQRNFQSGRLEYQKSAVEFDFYDLTEKWVNTDHKPD, encoded by the coding sequence ATGAACTTTCTTAAATCCATATTCATTTTTTTTCCTTTAATGCTATTGGCACAGACAAATGAGATTGTCAAAGACTCTGTTGTTGACGTGGAGTATCTTATTATCGAAGGCGATTCTGTGCCAAGAACTTCCATAGGGCTAGAGGAAGTAAAACTTTTGCATAAACTTAAGTTTGATAATAAAAAGGAGCGCATTAGATATTTAATTCTAAGAAAGAAAACTATCAAGGTGTATCCTTATGCTAAACTTGCTGCTGAAAGGCTAGACTCTATGAACAAACGGTTGGTACAATTGAAAAAGAACCGTCAAAAAAAACGTTACACCAAAAAAGTACAGAAGTATATTGAAGGGGAGTTCTCTGATGAATTAAAGAAAATGACCAGAACAGAAGGCCAGATTTTAGTCAAGCTAATTCACAGGCAAACAGGTACAACGGCATTCGACTTGGTAAAGGAATTACGGAATGGTTGGCGTGCATTTTGGTATAATACCACAGCTAGTATGTTCGATATTTCTTTAAAACGAGAATTCGACCCCGAAAACGTAAAAGAAGATTATTTAATAGAGGATATTTTACAACGTAATTTCCAGAGTGGCAGATTGGAATACCAAAAATCTGCTGTCGAATTCGACTTTTACGATCTTACTGAAAAATGGGTGAATACAGACCATAAACCTGATTAA
- a CDS encoding ABC transporter permease has product MSIWKISLLNLKSKPLYTFLSVFTLALSIVLLLGIKQIKTSFNHQIDNNLAGIDMVVGAKGSPLQLVFASVLHLDNPTGNISYKEAKNISKNPFVKKAIPISYGDNYKGYRIVGTTKAFRHLYESELVTGQDFKKPMEVILGHHIAQTTKLAIGDTFLSSHGLVESDIEVHNEKFTVVGILKPTQKVIDRLIICDLESIWNVHDHDEHDNDEGHVLDSHDEHDEGHEHEEHDEHYHENKGEELDGHDHKEHDEHHDDTENEVTSLLLTFSNPTAFLTLPRTINESTNMQAALPKLELEKLYNFLGIGLNAISWIAYLILVIAALTIFISLYKMAKERAFDLALLRTYGATHYQVIKIVAYEGLLIILSAFLIGVLIVKIALPLILENLDTGLNNNLLQNLPFQDILQIGILVFVITLLSIILAVYPIMKMKISEVLRDEK; this is encoded by the coding sequence ATGAGTATTTGGAAAATTAGTTTACTCAACCTTAAATCGAAACCACTATACACGTTCTTAAGTGTTTTCACGCTGGCATTAAGTATTGTTTTATTACTCGGTATTAAGCAAATAAAAACTTCGTTTAATCACCAAATTGACAATAATTTAGCAGGAATCGATATGGTAGTAGGTGCAAAAGGTAGTCCATTGCAATTGGTTTTTGCGTCTGTATTACACCTCGATAACCCTACAGGAAATATATCATACAAAGAAGCCAAAAACATTAGTAAAAACCCTTTTGTTAAAAAGGCGATACCAATATCTTATGGCGACAACTACAAAGGATATAGAATTGTAGGCACTACTAAAGCATTTAGACATTTATATGAAAGTGAGTTAGTTACCGGACAGGATTTCAAAAAGCCCATGGAAGTTATCTTAGGCCATCATATCGCACAAACAACTAAACTTGCTATTGGAGATACCTTTTTAAGCTCCCACGGATTGGTGGAGTCCGACATCGAAGTTCACAACGAAAAGTTTACCGTTGTGGGCATCTTAAAACCTACACAAAAAGTCATTGACAGACTCATTATTTGTGATTTAGAAAGTATATGGAACGTCCATGACCATGATGAGCATGATAATGATGAAGGCCATGTTTTAGATAGCCATGATGAACATGACGAGGGACATGAACATGAGGAGCACGACGAACATTATCATGAAAATAAAGGTGAAGAATTAGATGGACACGACCATAAAGAGCATGACGAACATCACGATGACACAGAAAATGAAGTTACATCCCTATTGTTAACATTTAGCAACCCAACAGCGTTTTTAACATTACCAAGAACCATTAATGAAAGCACCAATATGCAGGCTGCCCTGCCTAAACTCGAATTAGAAAAACTGTATAATTTTCTTGGTATAGGCCTAAATGCTATTTCGTGGATTGCCTATTTAATATTGGTCATCGCGGCGCTAACCATTTTTATTAGTCTTTATAAAATGGCTAAGGAACGTGCTTTCGATTTGGCTCTACTGCGCACCTATGGAGCCACGCATTACCAAGTCATTAAGATAGTAGCATACGAGGGGCTTCTAATAATACTTTCAGCCTTTTTAATAGGGGTGTTAATAGTAAAAATAGCGCTTCCACTCATATTAGAAAACTTAGATACCGGTCTGAACAACAATTTGCTTCAAAATTTACCGTTTCAAGATATACTTCAAATTGGTATACTTGTTTTTGTTATAACTTTACTATCTATCATACTGGCGGTTTACCCGATTATGAAGATGAAAATTTCTGAAGTTTTAAGAGATGAAAAATAA
- a CDS encoding ZIP family metal transporter, which yields MALPCHISSSFNFSDYLFPFLAVVIGVIIASFSKNSKSWNTRLLLSFSGAFLLALTLFELLPEVYHHLDSKLTGLFIMGGIMLQIILELFSKGAEHGHVHIHENNKKFPWLLFISLCIHSFLEGFAIHEHNDMVYGVLIHKLPIAIMITMFLFTSKYNKFQIALFLTVFACMTPLGTLISQSWEAVENMVHIINAIVIGIFFHISTTILFESSDGHKFNMSKFIAIILGVGIAYLV from the coding sequence TTGGCTTTACCTTGTCATATTTCAAGCAGTTTTAACTTTAGTGATTACCTTTTCCCTTTTTTGGCGGTCGTTATTGGAGTCATTATTGCAAGTTTCTCTAAAAACAGTAAATCCTGGAATACCAGGCTACTACTCTCCTTTAGTGGTGCTTTTTTATTGGCACTAACTTTATTCGAGCTTTTACCAGAAGTTTACCATCATTTAGACAGTAAACTTACCGGACTCTTTATTATGGGCGGTATCATGCTCCAAATCATACTAGAGCTTTTTTCTAAAGGTGCAGAGCATGGCCATGTTCATATTCATGAAAACAACAAAAAATTCCCGTGGTTATTGTTTATAAGTTTATGTATACATAGTTTTTTAGAAGGGTTTGCCATACACGAACACAATGATATGGTTTACGGTGTTTTAATACACAAATTACCAATAGCCATAATGATTACCATGTTCTTGTTTACATCTAAATACAACAAATTTCAAATCGCCCTCTTTTTAACTGTTTTTGCTTGTATGACACCTTTGGGGACTTTAATTTCTCAATCTTGGGAGGCTGTAGAAAATATGGTACACATAATTAATGCCATAGTAATTGGTATCTTTTTTCATATTTCTACTACGATTTTATTTGAAAGCAGCGATGGACATAAATTCAATATGTCTAAATTTATAGCCATTATTTTAGGGGTTGGCATTGCATATTTAGTTTAA
- a CDS encoding DUF4268 domain-containing protein, which produces MFSKEESRLLRQEFWTSFGKSFPRKWILYNTKLKGFSFKFHFDNKKALVALDLEDDLEHRIKYWEKLTALKSILLDEYLPNAIFDEEYILENYKEISRIYVPLEQKVSIHNKNSWQTVMVFFNEKMSLFEAFFDEYKEVIES; this is translated from the coding sequence ATGTTTTCAAAAGAAGAATCTAGGTTATTAAGGCAAGAATTTTGGACCAGTTTTGGGAAATCATTCCCGAGAAAGTGGATATTATACAACACTAAACTGAAAGGATTTAGTTTTAAGTTTCATTTTGACAACAAGAAAGCTTTAGTCGCTTTAGACCTTGAAGATGATTTGGAACACCGCATTAAATATTGGGAAAAACTAACAGCTCTAAAATCTATATTATTAGACGAATACTTACCTAACGCCATTTTTGACGAGGAATATATTCTTGAAAACTATAAAGAAATCTCTAGAATTTATGTCCCGCTAGAGCAAAAAGTGTCTATTCATAATAAAAATTCATGGCAAACGGTAATGGTGTTTTTTAATGAAAAAATGAGTTTGTTCGAAGCCTTTTTTGATGAATATAAAGAGGTTATTGAGAGCTAA
- a CDS encoding PhoX family phosphatase, translating to MVYNRREFIAFLGKASIATITIPPFLSGCSSNTKPLKNKLSEEQIKKLKNVVLEALVPSDKDDLLLANGLDYKIVIKWGDRISDKDTFGFNPDFNCFIPLDENNPKDGLLWVNHEYTNPLYVADFNPNDFENPSEHKTKAQVDKEMYSVGGSIVRIKEEQGVWKVVNNDSHNIRITAQTPIAINWDKPIMGKTEIMGTNSNCSGGITPWNTFLTCEENYDNCFGQTIYGENDNTTHIPSLNGWEKFYNNPPEHYGWVVEVNPKSGTAQKHIALGRFAHECCTLYELEDKRVVAYSGDDTKNEHLYKFISSKPGSLKEGTLYVADTVNGKWLALDWENEPVLKNKFKDQTEVLIRAREAAKLLGATPLNRPEDIEIDPITGHIFVSLTNNKPKGDYHGSILKIEETNGKFDALTFKASTYLAGGEENGFSCPDNLAFDLSGNLWMTSDMSGDAMNKENGPYMPFKNNSLFVIPRYGKDAGKVIRVASAPRDAELTGPWFSPDGKTLFLSVQHPGEQTTDKANPTSQWPFDGDNIPKPAVVAITGDLIDKMNYLNLVEGSST from the coding sequence ATGGTATACAATAGAAGAGAATTTATCGCATTTTTAGGTAAAGCCAGCATAGCAACTATTACCATACCTCCTTTTTTATCGGGTTGTAGTAGCAATACAAAACCATTAAAAAACAAACTATCCGAAGAACAAATCAAAAAGCTAAAAAATGTTGTTTTAGAGGCTTTAGTTCCTTCAGATAAAGACGACCTACTCCTTGCCAATGGTCTAGACTATAAAATAGTAATAAAATGGGGTGACAGAATAAGTGACAAAGACACCTTTGGCTTTAATCCAGACTTCAACTGTTTTATTCCTTTAGACGAAAACAATCCCAAAGATGGGTTGTTATGGGTAAACCATGAGTATACCAATCCGCTTTACGTAGCTGACTTTAATCCAAATGATTTCGAAAATCCTTCAGAACATAAAACCAAGGCTCAAGTAGATAAGGAAATGTATAGTGTTGGTGGAAGCATTGTTAGAATTAAAGAAGAACAAGGCGTTTGGAAGGTTGTGAACAACGACAGTCATAATATACGCATTACAGCCCAAACTCCCATTGCCATAAATTGGGACAAACCTATTATGGGCAAAACCGAAATTATGGGAACCAATAGCAACTGCTCTGGAGGTATAACGCCTTGGAATACGTTTTTAACCTGTGAAGAGAATTACGATAATTGTTTCGGCCAAACTATTTATGGTGAAAATGATAATACTACTCACATTCCTAGTCTAAATGGTTGGGAAAAGTTTTATAACAATCCACCAGAACATTACGGCTGGGTCGTAGAAGTAAATCCAAAAAGTGGGACTGCACAAAAACATATTGCCCTTGGTCGTTTTGCTCATGAGTGTTGCACACTTTATGAATTAGAGGATAAACGTGTGGTAGCATATTCTGGAGATGACACCAAAAACGAACACCTGTATAAATTCATATCCTCTAAACCCGGTTCGCTAAAAGAAGGCACCCTTTATGTAGCCGATACCGTTAATGGGAAATGGCTTGCGTTAGATTGGGAAAACGAACCTGTGCTAAAAAACAAGTTTAAAGATCAGACTGAAGTTCTTATCAGAGCTAGAGAAGCTGCCAAATTACTTGGAGCAACACCGCTAAATCGTCCAGAAGACATTGAAATAGACCCCATTACTGGGCATATTTTTGTTTCGTTAACAAACAATAAACCCAAAGGGGATTATCATGGGTCTATCCTAAAAATTGAAGAAACCAATGGGAAATTTGATGCGCTAACGTTCAAGGCTTCTACGTATTTAGCTGGTGGTGAAGAAAACGGATTTTCATGCCCTGATAATTTAGCGTTCGATTTATCCGGTAACCTTTGGATGACTTCAGATATGTCTGGAGACGCTATGAATAAAGAAAATGGCCCGTACATGCCTTTTAAAAACAATAGCTTGTTTGTTATTCCCAGATATGGAAAAGATGCTGGTAAAGTAATTCGTGTGGCTTCTGCCCCACGCGATGCCGAACTAACAGGACCATGGTTTTCACCAGATGGAAAAACACTATTTTTAAGCGTACAACATCCTGGAGAACAAACTACAGATAAAGCAAACCCAACCAGCCAATGGCCTTTCGATGGTGATAACATTCCAAAACCTGCCGTAGTTGCCATTACTGGAGACTTAATTGACAAAATGAATTATCTAAACCTTGTAGAAGGAAGCTCTACATAA
- a CDS encoding MerC domain-containing protein yields the protein MKLLLQKSDTIGAFSSGLCMVHCLATPLLFIAHASSLCCDNTVPTWWKSIDYFFLVVSFFAVYRSTQTTSKSFIKPIMWFCWILLCLTIINESIQLIPIKEIFNYIPAISLIILHIYNLKFCQCKTENCCTN from the coding sequence ATGAAATTACTTTTACAAAAATCTGATACTATAGGTGCATTTTCTAGTGGACTTTGTATGGTGCATTGCCTTGCCACACCACTACTCTTTATTGCACATGCATCTTCGTTATGTTGTGACAACACAGTGCCCACATGGTGGAAATCTATAGATTACTTTTTTCTAGTAGTTTCTTTTTTTGCTGTATATCGTTCCACCCAAACAACCTCAAAAAGTTTCATTAAGCCCATAATGTGGTTTTGTTGGATACTGCTATGTCTCACAATAATAAACGAGAGCATACAACTTATACCCATTAAAGAAATCTTCAATTATATTCCAGCTATAAGTCTAATTATACTTCATATTTACAATTTAAAGTTTTGTCAATGCAAAACAGAAAATTGTTGTACCAATTAA
- a CDS encoding ABC transporter ATP-binding protein yields the protein MIQTQALSFKYKKGQEDFSFPDIALNVNDNLLILGKSGIGKTTLLHLLAGLLEPTSGKVIINNVDINELSSGKLDKFRGKHIGLVFQKKYAIPSLSVYENIKARLFFSKHEVDESQIDALLNDLGLSEYKNSKPNELSEGQLQRLNIAMAVVHQPKIILADEPTSSLDDENCNAVMELLQKQAKRTNAILIVITHDSRIKENFQNTIAL from the coding sequence ATGATACAAACCCAGGCACTTAGTTTCAAATACAAAAAAGGCCAAGAAGACTTCAGTTTTCCAGACATAGCTTTAAATGTTAATGATAACCTATTAATTTTAGGTAAATCTGGAATAGGAAAAACGACTCTATTACACCTTTTGGCAGGACTGTTGGAACCAACCAGTGGAAAAGTTATAATTAACAACGTAGATATAAACGAGTTGTCTTCTGGTAAATTAGACAAATTTCGAGGCAAACATATAGGGCTGGTATTTCAGAAAAAATATGCCATTCCTTCTTTAAGTGTTTACGAGAATATTAAAGCCCGTCTTTTTTTTAGCAAGCATGAGGTCGATGAATCTCAAATCGATGCTTTACTAAATGATTTGGGTTTAAGCGAATACAAAAACAGTAAACCAAATGAGTTAAGCGAGGGCCAACTTCAACGCCTTAACATAGCCATGGCCGTAGTTCATCAGCCAAAAATTATTCTTGCAGACGAGCCTACGTCTAGCTTAGACGATGAAAACTGTAATGCTGTAATGGAGCTATTACAAAAACAAGCAAAACGCACCAATGCTATTTTAATAGTGATCACGCACGATTCTAGGATAAAAGAAAACTTCCAAAACACGATAGCGTTATGA
- a CDS encoding endonuclease/exonuclease/phosphatase family protein, with translation MKIITWNCNGALRKKFENLIEFDADIHIIQECENPAETKHNEYNEWAVNYLWIGDTKNKGIGIFAKKSIELKRLNWSDNFKDHKVKYFLPCSVNRDFDLLAVWNHSNKSPTFGYIGQLWKYLQINKSNLSKSLIIGDFNSNKIWDKWDRWWNHSDVVNELKEIGIESLYHKYWKEEQGDETQPTFFLQRKLEKPYHIDYVFGSKEFKNGLRKMEFGKISDWLKVSDHLPIICEFEI, from the coding sequence TTGAAAATAATAACTTGGAATTGTAACGGAGCATTAAGAAAGAAGTTTGAGAATTTAATTGAATTTGATGCTGACATACACATAATACAAGAGTGTGAAAATCCAGCCGAGACAAAACACAATGAATATAACGAATGGGCTGTAAATTATTTATGGATTGGTGATACAAAAAATAAAGGAATTGGGATTTTTGCAAAAAAGAGTATAGAACTTAAAAGGTTGAATTGGTCGGATAATTTCAAAGACCACAAAGTAAAATACTTTTTACCTTGCTCTGTAAATAGAGATTTTGACCTATTGGCAGTATGGAATCATAGCAATAAATCACCAACTTTTGGATATATAGGACAACTGTGGAAATATCTACAAATCAATAAATCGAATTTAAGTAAAAGCTTAATAATTGGTGATTTCAATAGTAATAAAATTTGGGACAAATGGGATAGATGGTGGAATCACTCTGATGTTGTGAATGAACTAAAAGAAATAGGAATTGAAAGTTTATATCATAAATATTGGAAAGAAGAACAAGGAGATGAAACCCAACCAACTTTTTTCCTGCAAAGAAAATTAGAAAAGCCATATCACATCGATTATGTTTTCGGTAGTAAGGAATTTAAAAACGGACTAAGAAAAATGGAATTTGGAAAAATCAGTGATTGGTTAAAAGTAAGCGACCACTTGCCAATTATTTGCGAATTTGAAATATAA